The proteins below are encoded in one region of Oncorhynchus gorbuscha isolate QuinsamMale2020 ecotype Even-year linkage group LG01, OgorEven_v1.0, whole genome shotgun sequence:
- the dhrs9 gene encoding dehydrogenase/reductase SDR family member 9, with the protein MTRHTVTDVTLLPATQQAYLGERNSVAWEMFLYIIGLVAFWFVFRWYRELARVPNKGEKYVYITGCDSGFGNLLARHLDKLGFCVIAACYTEKGEDELKKVSSERLNTVHLDVISTDSVNKATAFIKTLVGEKGLWAVVNNAGVSVPSGPCDWMTVDDYKSMLDVNLIGVIGVTLSVLPLIKKARGRVVNVASVFGRISAFGGPYCVSKYGVEAFNDSLRMNMSAFGVKVLCLEPGFFKTSVTDLNLLRKNVKTLWDNLSEEIKDQYGHDYPERANVTLEKNVATLLDGDLMKVVSCMEHAISAVHPRTRYSPGWDAKFLWLPMSYLPTWIADKMLLKDMAKPTGSIL; encoded by the exons ATGACAAGGCATACAGTCACTGATGTTACACTATTACCAGCCACTCAACAAGCGTACTTAGGGGAGCGCAATTCTGTCGCCTGGG AAATGTTCCTgtacattattggactggtggcTTTTTGGTTTGTGTTCCGCTGGTACAGGGAACTCGCAAGAGTACCCAATAAAGGAGAGAAATATGTCTACATCACTGGCTGTGACTCTGGGTTCGGGAACCTTCTGGCCAGACACCTGGACAAGCTGGGCTTCTGTGTGATCGCAGCCTGCTACACTGAGAAGGGGGAGGATGAGCTGAAGAAGGTCTCTTCTGAACGATTGAACACAGTCCACCTGGATGTCATCAGCACTGACAGTGTCAACAAAGCAACAGCATTCATCAAAACCTTGGTTGGGGAGAAGG GTCTGTGGGCTGTGGTGAACAATGCTGGAGTCTCTGTACCATCAGGTCCCTGTGACTGGATGACCGTCGACGACTACAAGTCCATGTTGGATGTTAACCTTATTGGAGTCATTGGTGTGACTCTGAGTGTCCTGCCCCTCATCAAGAAGGCCAGGGGCAGGGTGGTGAATGTGGCCAGCGTGTTTGGGAGGATAAGTGCCTTTGGGGGTCCCTACTGTGTGTCAAAATATGGAGTGGAGGCTTTCAATGACAGTCTACG GATGAACATGTCAGCGTTTGGAGTTAAAGTCCTGTGCCTTGAACCAGGATTTTTCAAAACAAGTGTGACTGATCTAAATCTCCTGAGAAAGAATGTAAAGACATTGTGGGATAATCTGTCTGAAGAAATCAAAGATCAATATGGACATGATTACCCAGAGAGAG CAAATGTGACATTGGAGAAGAACGTTGCGACGTTGCTGGATGGGGACCTGATGAAGGTTGTGAGCTGCATGGAGCACGCCATCTCTGCTGTCCACCCTCGTACTCGCTACTCACCTGGCTGGGATGCCAAGTTCTTATGGTTGCCAATGTCCTACCTGCCAACTTGGATCGCTGACAAAATGCTCTTAAAAGATATGGCCAAACCAACAGGATCTATTCTTTAA
- the rdh1 gene encoding retinol dehydrogenase 1 isoform X2 produces MDEDSAFSGVFPVVSEENILVDFFQAHLALSCILISVTAITIAWFIRDSFKVEDFDQKHVFITGCDSGFGNLVARQLDQKGFHVIAACLTEKGESELKAAASPRLKTVLFNVTDSPSIESAVEFVRAEVGERGLWGLINNAGRSTPIGPTEWMQLEDFKKVLDVNLIGLIDVTLKFLPLLKKAQGRVINVASILGRLALNGGGYCLSKYGVEAFSDSLRRDMQHFGVKVSIIEPGFFKTGVTRLDLIEADLQRLWNRLPEEVKHSYGPKFFDEYVKAQDFSMGLLCSSDISKVTSCMQHALTARYPRTRYSPGWDAKLIWIPLSYLPAFIADFTVAVLLPVPKDDRKSHANQVGVANT; encoded by the exons ATGGATGAAGACTCAGCTTTCTCTGGT GTCTTTCCTGTGGTGTCTGAAGAGAATATTCTAGTAGACTTTTTTCAG GCACACTTGGCTCTATCCTGCATACTCATTTCAGTTACAGCCATAACCATCGCCTGGTTTATTAGAGATTCTTTCAAAGTTGAAGATTTTGACCAGAAACATGTCTTTATCACGGGCTGTGATAGCGGATTTGGAAATTTGGTGGCAAGGCAGCTTGACCAAAAGGGGTTTCATGTAATAGCCGCATGTCTCACGGAGAAAGGTGAATCGGAATTGAAGGCTGCGGCCTCTCCCAGACTGAAGACAGTTCTGTTCAATGTTACCGACAGTCCGAGCATCGAGAGTGCGGTGGAGTTTGTGCGCGCCGAGGTTGGAGAGCGAG GTCTCTGGGGGCTGATCAACAACGCTGGGAGGTCCACACCTATAGGCCCCACTGAATGGATGCAGTTGGAGGACTTCAAGAAAGTTCTAGATGTGAATTTAATAGGTCTGATTGACGTGACCCTGAAGTTCCTCCCACTCTTAAAGAAGGCTCAAGGAAGGGTGATCAATGTTGCCAGTATCCTGGGGAGGCTTGCCCTCAACGGAGGAGGCTACTGCCTATCTAAGTATGGTGTGGAGGCCTTCTCTGACAGCCTTAG ACGGGATATGCAGCATTTTGGTGTAAAAGTGAGTATCATTGAGCCTGGTTTCTTCAAGACGGGTGTGACCAGGCTGGACCTCATTGAAGCAGACCTGCAGAGACTGTGGAACCGTCTCCCTGAGGAGGTCAAGCACTCATATGGACCCAAATTCTTTGACGAAT ATGTAAAAGCTCAGGATTTCTCCATGGGTCTCCTGTGCAGTTCAGACATCTCCAAGGTGACCAGTTGCATGCAGCATGCTCTTACAGCCCGCTACCCGCGGACCCGCTACTCACCTGGTTGGGATGCTAAGCTCATCTGGATCCCCCTGTCCTACCTCCCTGCGTTCATAGCAGACTTCACAGTCGCTGTTCTACTTCCTGTCCCCAAAGACGACAGAAAGAGCCATGCAAACCAAGTGGGTGTGGCAAACACATGA
- the rdh1 gene encoding retinol dehydrogenase 1 isoform X1, translating into MSTPNLQVAMVFPVVSEENILVDFFQAHLALSCILISVTAITIAWFIRDSFKVEDFDQKHVFITGCDSGFGNLVARQLDQKGFHVIAACLTEKGESELKAAASPRLKTVLFNVTDSPSIESAVEFVRAEVGERGLWGLINNAGRSTPIGPTEWMQLEDFKKVLDVNLIGLIDVTLKFLPLLKKAQGRVINVASILGRLALNGGGYCLSKYGVEAFSDSLRRDMQHFGVKVSIIEPGFFKTGVTRLDLIEADLQRLWNRLPEEVKHSYGPKFFDEYVKAQDFSMGLLCSSDISKVTSCMQHALTARYPRTRYSPGWDAKLIWIPLSYLPAFIADFTVAVLLPVPKDDRKSHANQVGVANT; encoded by the exons ATGAGCACGCCAAACTTGCAAGTAGCCATG GTCTTTCCTGTGGTGTCTGAAGAGAATATTCTAGTAGACTTTTTTCAG GCACACTTGGCTCTATCCTGCATACTCATTTCAGTTACAGCCATAACCATCGCCTGGTTTATTAGAGATTCTTTCAAAGTTGAAGATTTTGACCAGAAACATGTCTTTATCACGGGCTGTGATAGCGGATTTGGAAATTTGGTGGCAAGGCAGCTTGACCAAAAGGGGTTTCATGTAATAGCCGCATGTCTCACGGAGAAAGGTGAATCGGAATTGAAGGCTGCGGCCTCTCCCAGACTGAAGACAGTTCTGTTCAATGTTACCGACAGTCCGAGCATCGAGAGTGCGGTGGAGTTTGTGCGCGCCGAGGTTGGAGAGCGAG GTCTCTGGGGGCTGATCAACAACGCTGGGAGGTCCACACCTATAGGCCCCACTGAATGGATGCAGTTGGAGGACTTCAAGAAAGTTCTAGATGTGAATTTAATAGGTCTGATTGACGTGACCCTGAAGTTCCTCCCACTCTTAAAGAAGGCTCAAGGAAGGGTGATCAATGTTGCCAGTATCCTGGGGAGGCTTGCCCTCAACGGAGGAGGCTACTGCCTATCTAAGTATGGTGTGGAGGCCTTCTCTGACAGCCTTAG ACGGGATATGCAGCATTTTGGTGTAAAAGTGAGTATCATTGAGCCTGGTTTCTTCAAGACGGGTGTGACCAGGCTGGACCTCATTGAAGCAGACCTGCAGAGACTGTGGAACCGTCTCCCTGAGGAGGTCAAGCACTCATATGGACCCAAATTCTTTGACGAAT ATGTAAAAGCTCAGGATTTCTCCATGGGTCTCCTGTGCAGTTCAGACATCTCCAAGGTGACCAGTTGCATGCAGCATGCTCTTACAGCCCGCTACCCGCGGACCCGCTACTCACCTGGTTGGGATGCTAAGCTCATCTGGATCCCCCTGTCCTACCTCCCTGCGTTCATAGCAGACTTCACAGTCGCTGTTCTACTTCCTGTCCCCAAAGACGACAGAAAGAGCCATGCAAACCAAGTGGGTGTGGCAAACACATGA